The following are encoded together in the Mesoterricola sediminis genome:
- a CDS encoding YchJ family protein has product MSRPCPCASTKTYAACCEPFLIGRAQPETAEQLMRSRFSAYALGKADYLAATTCAEERAKLDIEELGRYVRAVKCITLKVLATEAGGAADETGTVTFHAKLQINGKRMLHREKSRFVREEGRWAYVDGDTN; this is encoded by the coding sequence ATGTCGCGTCCCTGCCCCTGTGCGTCCACCAAGACCTATGCCGCCTGCTGCGAGCCTTTCCTGATCGGGCGGGCCCAGCCTGAGACCGCCGAGCAGCTCATGCGCAGCCGCTTCTCCGCCTACGCCCTGGGCAAGGCCGATTATCTGGCCGCCACCACCTGCGCCGAGGAGCGGGCCAAGCTGGACATCGAGGAACTGGGCCGCTACGTGCGCGCCGTGAAGTGCATCACCCTGAAGGTCCTGGCCACCGAGGCCGGCGGCGCCGCGGACGAGACCGGCACGGTCACCTTCCACGCCAAGCTCCAGATCAACGGCAAGCGCATGCTCCACCGCGAGAAGAGCCGCTTCGTCCGCGAAGAGGGCCGCTGGGCCTACGTCGACGGGGACACCAACTAG
- a CDS encoding M4 family metallopeptidase — MLKARLTLLLAAGLSLMAAPPALGPGHTLHPVAQWTDALGQSHTRYEHRLNGLRVWGSFFIDHQGPGARIASNRLAMGPLPPAVAAPFATGALAAGEQIYVPRDLPVPAGDGTDAVLMDKGPAGYIEAVYVPAVPDKDNLAGEAYDFILDAQTGEVLYQIPILEGAGAAKGTGNTLYQGQVTLDVTDTGDGFRLADTTRPSQGRSNQIKQFSYSTSAREDPPQALAVWGDGRAEAPGTDKDTPTAQTMLADMAAGLQTAWDYWRSVHGRWGVDGLGTPINGYAHVPTKVDNAAWGRTANELYFVVGNPSRNRPMTFPSVIGHELTHGVIDFTANLIYEGESGALNEGTADFFAAMMGAWRANGSRAGRIGDANTTWALTSYLQDGTPEVMRNFIKPSFAPKPSPDAWSPDLKKLDVHQGSGPLNRALHFLSQGASSDPLQENFSPHLPDGMRGIGNDDAARLWYRALTTYLGPSSGYAEAREAALKAAADLWGAGSAQAKAAASAFAAIRVGTPAPAEPTGSITLAATGSLQAGQVKLEAQASAPLKRVLYYVDGTYMGASTGEPHALLLDSGPELANGSHVLVARGYSEAGLEAVSQEAAFSLDAPVQQIMLNPGFEAGDAHWELTGWKAAFDPSGRKPHGGFRALQVADDEESQFGFAAQSVALPAEAAWAELSFWMRYEGPEDSAGDAVFGVSAGTSDPGLEEIIAEIPPSGARGGWVRKTLNLASLAGHTVRVNFEGLVPMGSGARLLVDDVRLVWSRVEPGRLYVTPDRVDVWAGDATPIPLQPYFNGPVMPQITWRATGGTLTREGVYTPPTQPGTYRIYADPTDPNADTEAPVWEVPVNVKPRVALEPATLAMDAGTTHVFSLTAAPDASPALTLAGGDHPGFVATAQAGKVAYTAPSTPGTYVLTARDATSGASATATVQVRAEPMSVVVDPAEAVLATGAGFGFTATVRGDGPDGVVWSLAERGGGAVGTTGLYAAPLAAGTYHVIATSVADPAKRGVATVTVVDGVAVDPPSATLLVGGTCSFRATVPGRGNADVDWKVEEGSTGGTVVNGLYTAPATPGTYHVKVTSVAQPSLSAVVDVKVKTADLDGDGTTALDFEDMAILADSYGQTGADLPADVNGDGRVDEQDEAQVLAKVGGQGPATAP; from the coding sequence ATGCTGAAAGCCCGTCTCACCCTGCTCCTGGCCGCCGGCCTGTCCCTGATGGCCGCGCCGCCGGCCCTGGGCCCTGGCCACACCCTGCATCCCGTTGCCCAGTGGACCGATGCCCTTGGGCAGAGCCACACCCGCTACGAGCACCGCCTGAACGGGCTCCGGGTCTGGGGTTCCTTCTTCATCGACCACCAGGGCCCCGGCGCCCGGATCGCCTCGAACCGCCTGGCGATGGGGCCGCTCCCCCCGGCGGTGGCCGCCCCCTTCGCCACGGGCGCCCTGGCGGCGGGGGAGCAGATCTACGTGCCCCGGGATCTGCCCGTGCCCGCAGGGGATGGCACGGACGCGGTCCTGATGGACAAGGGCCCGGCCGGCTACATCGAGGCCGTGTACGTGCCCGCCGTGCCTGACAAGGACAACCTCGCCGGGGAGGCCTACGATTTCATCCTGGACGCCCAGACTGGCGAGGTCCTGTACCAGATCCCCATCCTGGAGGGGGCGGGCGCCGCCAAGGGGACGGGCAATACCTTGTACCAGGGGCAGGTCACCCTCGATGTCACCGATACCGGCGACGGGTTCCGGCTCGCGGACACCACCCGGCCCAGCCAGGGGCGATCCAATCAGATCAAGCAATTCTCCTATTCGACCAGCGCCCGCGAGGATCCTCCCCAGGCGCTCGCCGTTTGGGGCGATGGCAGGGCCGAGGCGCCGGGGACCGACAAGGACACCCCCACCGCCCAGACGATGCTGGCGGATATGGCGGCGGGCCTGCAGACGGCCTGGGACTATTGGAGGAGCGTCCATGGCCGGTGGGGCGTGGATGGGCTCGGGACTCCCATCAACGGTTATGCCCATGTCCCGACGAAAGTGGACAACGCCGCCTGGGGGCGCACCGCAAACGAACTGTACTTCGTGGTGGGCAATCCATCCAGGAACCGTCCCATGACGTTCCCGTCCGTCATCGGGCACGAACTGACGCACGGCGTGATCGACTTCACCGCCAACCTGATCTATGAGGGGGAGAGCGGCGCCCTCAACGAGGGCACCGCGGATTTCTTCGCCGCGATGATGGGGGCCTGGCGGGCCAACGGCTCCCGCGCGGGGCGCATCGGGGATGCCAACACGACCTGGGCCTTGACCTCCTACCTCCAGGACGGCACGCCGGAGGTCATGCGCAATTTCATCAAACCCTCCTTCGCCCCGAAACCCTCCCCGGACGCATGGAGTCCGGACCTGAAGAAACTGGATGTGCACCAGGGGTCGGGGCCCCTGAACCGGGCCTTGCACTTCCTGAGCCAGGGGGCCTCCAGCGACCCGCTCCAGGAGAACTTCTCGCCCCACCTGCCCGATGGGATGCGGGGGATCGGGAACGACGACGCCGCCAGGCTCTGGTACCGCGCCCTCACCACGTACCTGGGCCCCTCCAGCGGGTACGCCGAGGCGCGGGAGGCCGCCTTGAAGGCGGCCGCGGATCTCTGGGGAGCCGGTTCGGCCCAGGCGAAGGCGGCGGCCTCGGCCTTCGCGGCCATCCGGGTGGGGACCCCGGCCCCCGCGGAGCCCACGGGCTCGATCACCCTCGCGGCCACGGGGAGCCTCCAGGCGGGCCAGGTGAAACTGGAGGCGCAGGCCTCGGCCCCCCTCAAGCGGGTCCTCTACTACGTGGACGGCACGTACATGGGCGCCAGCACGGGGGAGCCCCACGCCCTCCTGCTGGATTCGGGCCCCGAACTGGCCAACGGCAGCCATGTCCTGGTGGCCCGGGGCTATTCGGAGGCCGGGCTGGAAGCCGTCTCCCAGGAGGCGGCCTTCTCCCTGGATGCGCCGGTCCAGCAGATCATGCTGAATCCCGGGTTCGAGGCGGGAGACGCTCACTGGGAACTGACCGGCTGGAAGGCCGCCTTCGATCCCTCCGGCCGGAAGCCCCATGGCGGGTTCCGCGCCCTCCAGGTCGCGGACGACGAGGAGTCGCAGTTCGGCTTCGCTGCCCAGAGCGTGGCGCTGCCGGCCGAGGCCGCCTGGGCCGAACTGAGCTTCTGGATGCGCTACGAAGGCCCCGAGGACAGTGCGGGCGACGCGGTCTTCGGTGTTTCCGCGGGGACGAGCGACCCGGGCCTCGAAGAAATCATCGCTGAAATCCCCCCCTCCGGGGCCCGGGGCGGCTGGGTCCGGAAAACCCTGAACCTGGCCAGCCTGGCGGGCCATACCGTCCGGGTGAACTTCGAGGGTCTGGTTCCCATGGGGTCCGGCGCCCGCCTCCTGGTGGATGATGTGCGCCTGGTCTGGTCCCGGGTGGAGCCGGGCCGCCTCTACGTCACGCCGGACCGCGTGGATGTCTGGGCCGGGGATGCGACGCCCATCCCCCTCCAGCCATACTTCAACGGCCCGGTCATGCCGCAGATCACCTGGCGGGCCACCGGCGGAACCCTCACCCGCGAGGGCGTCTACACGCCGCCCACCCAGCCCGGAACCTACCGGATCTACGCCGATCCGACCGACCCGAACGCGGACACGGAGGCGCCCGTATGGGAGGTCCCGGTGAACGTCAAGCCGCGGGTGGCCCTGGAGCCGGCGACCCTCGCCATGGACGCGGGAACCACGCACGTCTTCAGCCTCACGGCCGCGCCGGACGCGTCACCCGCCCTCACCCTCGCCGGAGGGGATCACCCCGGATTCGTGGCTACCGCCCAGGCCGGCAAGGTGGCCTACACGGCGCCCAGCACCCCCGGGACCTATGTGCTGACCGCCCGGGACGCCACGTCCGGGGCCTCCGCCACCGCCACCGTCCAGGTGCGCGCGGAGCCCATGTCGGTGGTGGTCGACCCCGCGGAGGCCGTGCTGGCCACGGGGGCCGGTTTCGGCTTCACCGCCACGGTGCGCGGGGACGGTCCGGACGGCGTGGTCTGGTCCCTGGCGGAGCGGGGCGGGGGCGCCGTGGGCACCACGGGCCTCTACGCCGCGCCCCTGGCCGCGGGCACCTACCATGTCATCGCCACGAGCGTGGCCGATCCCGCCAAGCGCGGGGTGGCCACGGTGACCGTGGTGGACGGGGTCGCCGTGGATCCCCCCTCGGCCACCCTCCTGGTGGGCGGAACGTGTTCCTTCCGTGCCACCGTGCCCGGCCGAGGGAACGCGGACGTGGACTGGAAGGTGGAGGAAGGGTCGACCGGCGGGACGGTGGTGAACGGCCTCTACACGGCGCCGGCCACCCCCGGCACCTACCACGTGAAGGTCACGAGCGTCGCCCAGCCCTCGCTCAGCGCGGTGGTGGACGTGAAGGTGAAGACCGCGGACCTGGACGGGGACGGCACAACGGCCCTGGATTTCGAGGACATGGCCATCCTGGCCGACAGCTACGGCCAGACCGGCGCCGATCTCCCCGCGGATGTGAACGGAGACGGGCGGGTGGATGAACAGGACGAGGCCCAGGTCCTGGCCAAGGTCGGGGGCCAGGGGCCCGCGACGGCCCCCTGA
- a CDS encoding sodium-translocating pyrophosphatase — protein sequence MLHAWMDKLRVTPLKRRIYLAIMMCVFAVAYAGQAVVAPAEGHAKPFKFFALFSDPDFSSLERVCLMVVLGIAIAGLGYALLLMRQVNAADQGTKRMQEIAAAVREGSNAYLAAQFRKIGPLIIIITVVLWFTVTGDKVFAFGRAGAFLMGSLFSWAVGFVGMRLATTGNLRVAAAAKHSYGEAMQLGYRTGTVTGMLTDGLGLLGGTLIFLLYGVHAYEALLGFGFGGTLLALFMRVGGGIYTKAADVGADLVGKIEKDIPEDDPRNAATIADNVGDNVGDCAGMAADIFESYEVTIVAAMILGMASFGHKGVIFPLLVRGIGVLGSIISTYTVKAGPEDTSDTALKSVHRGFWIGSIISVVGFFVLGYFYLHFDANYMATNPMAAAGFPGHDPKFLPAWANFGVAGLDMRPAITCLIGVFLAVALNKVTSYYTHTTHAPVKGLARACTTGHATNIIEGFALGYESTVAMLVVIVVALFLSVLTYAGTPPMFVAYGVAMTGIGMLTLTGNTISMDVFGPVADNANGIGEMGFDKDEMEKEKPGSYKRARQILADLDAVGNTTKAETKGIAIGSAVIAAVSLFSSFIAVIAVGSEDKIAQMSIEEYRKHAGLLTVADPKVFIGFLIGGAVPFLFSSQLIRAVGRAAYYIVIECRAQFRDAAIWAGTKKPDYGRVVDICTSTAQKELVGPGLLAITAPLMVGLFLGPYALGGFLAGMILVGQLLAVFMANAGGAWDNAKKMIEDGLYGGKGSEAHKASVTGDTVGDPLKDTAGPALNPLIKVMNMVSLLALGVVMKFTIFPVEGMTSLKLGGLVGGLICAGLIGWAVAKSKQETPGLVSEEEAK from the coding sequence ATGCTGCATGCCTGGATGGACAAACTCAGGGTCACACCCCTGAAACGCCGGATCTATCTGGCGATCATGATGTGCGTCTTCGCCGTCGCCTACGCCGGCCAGGCCGTCGTCGCTCCCGCCGAGGGCCACGCCAAGCCCTTCAAGTTCTTCGCCCTCTTCAGCGATCCCGACTTCAGCAGCCTCGAGCGGGTCTGCCTGATGGTCGTCCTCGGCATCGCCATCGCGGGCCTCGGGTACGCGCTCCTGCTCATGAGGCAGGTCAACGCCGCGGACCAGGGCACGAAGCGGATGCAGGAGATCGCGGCGGCCGTGCGTGAGGGCTCCAACGCCTACCTCGCCGCCCAGTTCCGCAAGATCGGGCCCCTGATCATCATCATCACCGTGGTCCTGTGGTTCACCGTGACGGGCGACAAGGTCTTCGCCTTCGGCCGCGCCGGCGCCTTCCTCATGGGCAGCCTCTTCAGCTGGGCCGTGGGCTTCGTGGGCATGCGCCTGGCCACCACCGGCAACCTGCGCGTCGCCGCCGCCGCCAAGCACAGCTACGGCGAGGCCATGCAGCTCGGCTACCGCACCGGCACCGTCACCGGCATGCTCACGGACGGCCTCGGCCTCCTGGGCGGCACCCTGATCTTCCTCCTCTACGGCGTGCACGCCTACGAGGCCCTCCTGGGCTTCGGCTTCGGCGGCACCCTCCTCGCCCTGTTCATGCGCGTCGGCGGCGGCATCTACACCAAGGCCGCGGACGTGGGCGCCGACCTCGTCGGCAAGATCGAGAAGGACATCCCCGAGGACGATCCCCGCAACGCCGCCACCATCGCCGACAACGTGGGCGACAACGTGGGCGACTGCGCCGGCATGGCCGCGGACATCTTCGAGTCCTACGAGGTGACCATCGTCGCCGCCATGATCCTGGGCATGGCCTCCTTCGGCCACAAGGGCGTGATCTTCCCCCTGCTGGTGCGCGGCATCGGCGTCCTGGGCTCGATCATCTCCACCTACACCGTGAAGGCCGGCCCCGAGGACACCTCGGACACCGCCCTCAAGAGCGTGCACCGCGGCTTCTGGATCGGCTCCATCATCTCCGTGGTGGGCTTCTTCGTCCTGGGCTACTTCTACCTGCACTTCGACGCCAACTACATGGCCACCAACCCGATGGCCGCCGCCGGCTTCCCCGGCCATGATCCGAAGTTCCTGCCCGCCTGGGCCAACTTCGGCGTCGCCGGCCTCGACATGCGCCCGGCCATCACCTGCCTCATCGGCGTGTTCCTGGCCGTGGCCCTCAACAAGGTCACCAGCTACTACACCCACACCACCCACGCCCCGGTGAAGGGCCTGGCGCGGGCCTGCACCACCGGCCACGCCACGAACATCATCGAGGGCTTCGCCCTCGGCTACGAGTCCACCGTCGCCATGCTGGTGGTCATCGTCGTCGCCCTCTTCCTCTCCGTGCTGACCTACGCCGGCACGCCGCCCATGTTCGTCGCCTACGGCGTGGCCATGACCGGCATCGGCATGCTCACCCTCACCGGCAACACGATCTCCATGGACGTGTTCGGCCCCGTCGCCGACAACGCCAACGGCATCGGCGAGATGGGCTTCGACAAGGACGAGATGGAGAAGGAGAAGCCCGGCAGCTACAAGCGGGCCCGCCAGATCCTGGCCGACCTCGACGCCGTGGGCAACACCACGAAGGCCGAGACCAAGGGCATCGCCATCGGCTCCGCCGTCATCGCCGCCGTGTCCCTGTTCTCCAGCTTCATCGCCGTCATCGCGGTGGGCAGCGAGGACAAGATCGCCCAGATGTCCATCGAGGAGTACCGCAAGCACGCCGGCCTCCTGACCGTGGCCGACCCCAAGGTGTTCATCGGCTTCCTGATCGGCGGCGCCGTGCCGTTCCTCTTCAGCAGCCAGCTGATCCGCGCCGTGGGCCGCGCCGCCTACTACATCGTCATCGAGTGCCGCGCGCAGTTCCGCGACGCCGCCATCTGGGCCGGCACCAAGAAGCCCGACTACGGCCGCGTGGTGGACATCTGCACCTCCACCGCCCAGAAGGAGCTGGTGGGCCCCGGCCTCCTGGCCATCACCGCCCCCCTCATGGTCGGCCTCTTCCTGGGCCCCTACGCCCTGGGCGGCTTCCTGGCGGGCATGATCCTGGTCGGCCAGCTGCTGGCGGTCTTCATGGCCAACGCCGGCGGCGCCTGGGACAACGCGAAGAAGATGATCGAGGACGGCCTCTACGGCGGCAAGGGCAGCGAGGCCCACAAGGCCTCCGTCACGGGCGACACCGTGGGCGATCCCCTCAAGGACACCGCCGGCCCCGCCCTGAACCCCCTGATCAAGGTCATGAACATGGTGAGCCTGCTCGCCCTGGGCGTGGTCATGAAGTTCACCATCTTCCCCGTGGAAGGCATGACCAGCCTGAAGCTGGGCGGCCTGGTGGGCGGCCTCATCTGCGCCGGCCTCATCGGCTGGGCCGTGGCCAAGAGCAAGCAGGAAACGCCCGGCCTCGTGTCGGAGGAGGAGGCCAAGTAG
- a CDS encoding fumarate reductase/succinate dehydrogenase flavoprotein subunit: MELKSNTPSGPIDKQWENHKFELKLVNPTNKRKYKIIVVGSGLAGGAAAASLAELGYDVHCFCYQDSPRRAHSIAAQGGINASKNYRNDGDSTFRLFYDTVKGGDFRARESNVYRLAEVSCNIIDQCVAQGVPFAREYGGLLDNRSFGGAQVSRTFYARGQTGQQLLLGAYQALERQIGLGAVKMYTRHEMQEVIVVDGVAKGIVTRNMVTGEIESHVADAVLICTGGYGNVFYLATYAKGCNATAIWRAYKKGAAFANPCYTQIHPTCIPVTGDHQSKLTLMSESLRNDGRIWVPKTKGDKRAPGDIPEEDRDYYLERKYPSFGNLAPRDISSRAAKQVCDEGRGVGTGFGVYLDFADAINRLGAAKIGEKYGNLFEMYERITAEDPYKVPMRIYPASHYTMGGLWVDYNLMTTIPGLFCLGEANFSDHGANRLGASALMQGLADGYFVIPYTVGGYLAGIKPGTRISKDHPAVKEAEAAVAASNNRLLAINGKETPTEFHRALGKLMWEFCGMGRNEAGLKKALQEIPALRQRFWENVKVPGSGADINQSLELAGRVADFLELGELMCLDALERRESCGGHFREEWQTEEGEAKRDDENFCHVAGWEYKGDGATPVRHVEPLSFENVHLATRSYK, from the coding sequence ATGGAACTGAAGTCGAACACCCCCTCCGGCCCCATCGACAAGCAGTGGGAGAACCACAAGTTCGAGCTGAAGCTCGTCAATCCCACCAACAAGCGCAAGTACAAGATCATCGTCGTGGGCTCCGGCCTCGCCGGCGGCGCCGCCGCGGCCTCCCTGGCCGAGCTCGGCTACGACGTCCACTGCTTCTGCTACCAGGACAGCCCCCGCCGCGCCCACTCCATCGCGGCCCAGGGCGGCATCAACGCCAGCAAGAACTACCGGAACGACGGCGACAGCACCTTCCGCCTCTTCTACGACACGGTCAAGGGCGGCGATTTCCGCGCCCGCGAGTCCAACGTCTACCGGCTGGCCGAGGTCTCCTGCAACATCATCGACCAGTGCGTGGCGCAGGGCGTGCCTTTCGCCCGGGAATACGGCGGCCTCCTGGACAACCGCAGCTTCGGCGGCGCCCAGGTGAGCCGCACCTTCTACGCCCGCGGGCAGACGGGACAGCAGCTCCTCCTGGGCGCCTACCAGGCCCTGGAGCGGCAGATCGGCCTCGGCGCCGTGAAGATGTACACCCGGCACGAGATGCAGGAGGTCATCGTCGTCGACGGCGTGGCCAAGGGCATCGTGACCCGCAACATGGTCACCGGCGAGATCGAGAGCCACGTGGCCGACGCGGTCCTCATCTGCACGGGCGGCTACGGCAACGTCTTCTACCTGGCCACCTACGCCAAGGGCTGCAACGCCACGGCCATCTGGCGCGCCTACAAGAAGGGCGCCGCCTTCGCGAACCCCTGCTACACGCAGATCCACCCCACCTGCATCCCCGTCACCGGCGACCACCAGTCCAAGCTCACCCTCATGTCGGAGAGCCTCCGGAACGACGGACGCATCTGGGTGCCCAAGACCAAGGGGGACAAGCGCGCCCCGGGCGACATCCCCGAAGAGGACCGCGACTACTACCTGGAGCGCAAGTACCCCTCCTTCGGCAACCTCGCCCCCCGAGACATCTCCAGCCGCGCCGCCAAGCAGGTCTGCGACGAGGGCCGGGGCGTGGGCACGGGCTTCGGGGTCTACCTGGACTTCGCCGACGCCATCAACCGCCTGGGCGCCGCCAAGATCGGCGAGAAATACGGGAACCTCTTCGAGATGTACGAACGCATCACGGCCGAGGACCCCTACAAGGTGCCCATGCGCATCTACCCCGCCAGCCACTACACCATGGGCGGCCTCTGGGTGGACTACAACCTCATGACCACGATCCCCGGCCTCTTCTGCCTGGGCGAGGCCAACTTCTCCGACCACGGCGCCAACCGCCTGGGGGCCTCCGCCCTCATGCAGGGCCTCGCCGACGGCTACTTCGTGATCCCCTACACCGTGGGCGGGTACCTGGCCGGCATCAAGCCCGGCACCCGCATCAGCAAGGACCACCCGGCGGTGAAGGAGGCCGAGGCCGCCGTGGCCGCCTCCAACAACCGGCTCCTGGCCATCAACGGCAAGGAGACGCCCACCGAGTTCCACCGCGCCCTCGGCAAGCTCATGTGGGAGTTCTGCGGCATGGGCCGCAACGAGGCCGGCCTGAAGAAGGCCCTGCAGGAGATCCCCGCCCTGCGGCAGCGCTTCTGGGAGAACGTCAAGGTGCCCGGCTCGGGCGCGGACATCAACCAGAGCCTGGAACTCGCCGGCCGCGTCGCCGACTTCCTGGAACTGGGCGAACTGATGTGCCTGGACGCCCTCGAGCGCCGCGAGTCCTGCGGCGGCCACTTCCGCGAGGAGTGGCAGACCGAGGAGGGCGAGGCCAAGCGTGACGACGAGAACTTCTGCCACGTGGCGGGCTGGGAGTACAAGGGCGACGGGGCCACCCCCGTGCGGCACGTCGAACCCCTGTCCTTCGAGAACGTCCACCTCGCGACCCGCAGCTACAAGTAA
- a CDS encoding succinate dehydrogenase cytochrome b subunit, with the protein MSVAETSPGFLDTSVGKKVVMAVTGIVLFGFVTVHMLGNLQAYMGREALNHYAEFLHTMVHGGGIWVFRGVMLAAVVLHGWAALSLTLANRAARPVGYRAQQYRAATFSSRTMRWTGVFLAFFVLYHLMHLTVGTCHPSFDRADPYHNFVTGFQQPLAAAIYVVAQVCLGIHMWHGVWSMTQTLGWSHPRYDTCRKRFAYVMAILVAGVNISFPVAVLAGVIHL; encoded by the coding sequence ATGTCCGTCGCTGAAACCAGCCCAGGCTTCCTGGACACATCGGTCGGCAAGAAGGTGGTGATGGCCGTCACCGGCATCGTCCTCTTCGGGTTCGTCACCGTCCACATGCTGGGCAACCTCCAGGCCTACATGGGCCGGGAAGCCCTGAACCACTACGCCGAGTTCCTGCACACCATGGTCCACGGCGGCGGGATCTGGGTCTTCCGGGGCGTGATGCTGGCGGCCGTGGTCCTCCACGGCTGGGCGGCCCTGAGCCTCACCCTGGCCAACCGCGCGGCCCGCCCGGTGGGATACCGGGCCCAGCAGTACCGGGCGGCCACCTTCTCCAGCCGCACCATGCGCTGGACCGGCGTGTTCCTGGCCTTCTTCGTGCTCTACCACCTGATGCACCTCACCGTGGGCACCTGCCACCCCAGCTTCGACCGCGCCGACCCCTACCACAACTTCGTCACCGGCTTCCAGCAGCCGCTGGCCGCGGCCATCTACGTCGTCGCCCAGGTCTGCCTGGGGATCCACATGTGGCACGGCGTCTGGAGCATGACCCAGACCCTGGGCTGGTCCCACCCGCGCTACGACACGTGCCGCAAGCGCTTCGCCTACGTGATGGCGATCCTGGTCGCGGGCGTCAACATCTCGTTCCCGGTCGCGGTGCTGGCCGGCGTCATCCACCTGTAG